The nucleotide window GGAATGACTGAAGAACCATCGAGCGCCGGTGAGTGCCAGGAGTTGCCGCCGTTGTCACGCCGCCGCCTGGGAGGATTCCTGGACGGCCTTCTAGAAGGGGCTCCCGGCCTTGACCACACCAATGGCTGCCGAGCCGAAACGCAGGTGGGATGATGATGAACGCCGCGAGCATCCTGGTCGTCGATGATGAGAAAGAGATCGCCGACCTCATTGCCATTCACCTGCAAAGCGAAGGGTATCAAGTCTTTATGGCCGGTTCGGGTGAACAGGCCCTGCAGGTTCTCAGGGAGCACGACGTCCAGCTGATCATCCTCGACATCATGATGCCCGGCATGGACGGGCTGGAGATGTGCCGGAGGGTCCGCGAGGTCAGGAATACGCCGATTCTGATGCTCAGCGCCAGAGCCGAGGACGTGGACAAGATCCTGGGACTCAAGACCGGGGCCGACGACTACATGGCCAAACCGTTCAATCCCCTTGAACTCGTGGCCAGGGTCAGGGCCCAACTTCGGAGGTATCTCAGCCTCAACCCCGATCGAGCCTGGCGTGACTCCGAGGACATCCTGCGGGCCGGCGGCCTCGAGATCAACCGGGCCAAGCGAACGATCACCGTCGGGGAGCGTCGGGCCAACCTGACCCCCACCGAGTACGAAATCCTCCTCCTCCTGGCCGGCCACCCCGGACGGGTGTTCAGCTCGGAGGAGATCTACGAGCGGGTCTGGCAGGAGCGCTACCTTCACTCGAACAACACGGTCATGGTTCACATCAGGAAGATCAGGGAGAAGATCGAGGATGACCCGCGGCATCCCACGCTTGTGACCACCGTTTGGGGGGTGGGCTACCGACTTGAGGCGTAGATGGCTGGGAAACAAGGCCCTGAGGTTGAGCCTCGTCATTCTGGCCAGCGGCTTGGCCGCCTTCCTGGGGCTGCAGTTGCTTACCGCCGCTTCGGGCAGCTTCGGCGCCCTCTTCAGCGGACTCGGCGGGCTGCTCTTCCTTACCCTGCGGCAGTCTCTGCTCCGGCCGGCCGTCGCCTACCTGACCGGTTTCGGGCTGTTCCTGACCTTCTTCCTGGTCCTCAGCCCGGGCCTCAGGGACATGTGGCTGCGCAGCATCAGATGGAAATTCGTCCTGGCCTTCGTGGCCAGCGCCCTCGCCGCCCTGGCCGGTGAGCAGGTGGTCCTTCTGGTCGCCTACGCCCTGCGGAGGATGCCCCTGTTCGGCGATTTGCTCCACGCCC belongs to Bacillota bacterium and includes:
- a CDS encoding response regulator transcription factor — protein: MNAASILVVDDEKEIADLIAIHLQSEGYQVFMAGSGEQALQVLREHDVQLIILDIMMPGMDGLEMCRRVREVRNTPILMLSARAEDVDKILGLKTGADDYMAKPFNPLELVARVRAQLRRYLSLNPDRAWRDSEDILRAGGLEINRAKRTITVGERRANLTPTEYEILLLLAGHPGRVFSSEEIYERVWQERYLHSNNTVMVHIRKIREKIEDDPRHPTLVTTVWGVGYRLEA